GGAATCAGTTATGGAAAAACAAAGCATTAGGAGCAAAATTAGTTTGGAAAATCTATAAGGATTCTAATTAGAAATGGGTTAGAATTCTCAAGGAAAAATATTTGGACGACATGAGTTTGGAAGACATTTTCAGAGTCCAAAATCCTCCAAAAGGTTCCACGGAttggaattttattttaaattgtagGAATCTAATAACAGATCAGATTTCATGGTATGTCAAGGATGGTGGTGAAGCTCTTTTATGGTGAGATTCATGGGGTGGATACTTAGATTTGGACAAATTGATGGGGCAGAATAATCTTAAGGTCATTATAGAAAGCAGGTGGGGTATTTTTGTGAAAGACTACATGGAACTAACAGATGGGAATTCCACAATGGGTTGGAAATGGAGAAAATTTGAGGACCTACCAATAGATAGCATAAAAACTAAAACTCTGATGGACATATTACAAGAAAGATCTTTAGTATTAAGCACAGGATCATACTCTATCATCTGGATTGGGGAAAATTCAGGATGTTATAATTCGAAAGATGGTTATAACTCAATAGTTGAAAAACAAATTTTGGAGAGAACTGAAGTTCTTGTCTCTTTGTTGGGATAAAAGATGTCTCCCTAAAGCGGGTTATTTTGCTTAGGCTACTTTGTAGGGTAGAATACTGACAAAAAATGGTTTAAGAAGCTACGCTATGTGGGCCCATCAATTTGTGTTCTATGTGAGAAAGATACAGAATCAATAAATCATATATTGTTGTCTTGTCCCTTTGCTTCTAAATGTTGGCAATGGCCCTGCGCTAAACTAAGTTGGATGTCAACTCTACCGAATGATATTCTGAGTTTATTTAAAAGTTGGTCCAATCTTTATTCATTTGGTATTTTTTTATTCATTATGGATTTCTTCCCCATCAATTCTAATTTGGGAGctttggaaagaaataaatagGAGAATTTTCCAAGAGGAAAAATTGTCATGGGAGACTTTCATCAATAAACTAGAAGCGGCCATAGTGGAAGTAGTTAACAACAGACTCATCTTATAAGCCAAAAAAATCTCAATTTTCAAGTTGGGGCAACAAAATGAAGGGTAATTGGTTTGGTTTGAAATCTCCTCTCTTTGTTGGGAAAGGGGGTGAAATCATCAAAAGAGAGCAAGGATGCTATGGACTTCCAAAAGAAGGATAGCTCAAAATGAATTTTGACGGGGCTTCTTGGGGAAATCTTGGAGCCTCAAGAGCAGGATGCATGATTCACTCTTTTGATGAAGTGGTAGAAGCTAAACAAGCCAAACCATTAGCAGAGGATACTAATAATGTCGCAGAAATTCAAGTTGCTATTGAAGGATTAACACTTTGCGAGGATTTTGGTCTTAAGAAAGTGGAAATTGAAGGAGAATTAGCTATAATTATCAATACTTTAAGGTTTGGTAATACCCCAAATTGGAGACTTAACTCTGTTTTAAGTAGGGCTATTGAATTGCTAAAATGTTTAGACACTTGCACCATTAATCATGTCTTTAGAGAAGCTAATGGTATGGTAGACCAATTAACAAACAGGGGAGTAGATGGTTTCAATGAGAAACCTATCAAAGATCCAAGATCCTCAGAGATAAGAGATCCAACAACAAAGTGATCCAAATAATTTTGTTAGTAATATTGAATGATTGGCTCAATGGTTAGATATTTTAAATTTTGGTGGGTTTAGCATCCTCTCCTAGGAACACATTATTAAAAAGGGGGAAAATAATTTGGCTAAGTCATTCTTCTAGATCTCCTCATTAGcctaagaagatcaagttgatgAGAAACATATCATTAAAGCTTCAATGGCTGAATTTTAATGGTGTAAAGGGCAATTTCTTCGATAAGTGGGAGTTCTTGTGGGATGATGCATTAATTGATCAATTTGATGGAGATCGAATTGAGAAGATATATCTAGTTAACTTGACAAAATTCTTGTCAGTTGCTTGGACAAGTGGAGGTTTGTTTTTCAAAATGAGGTTGTTGCTTTTCCTAGAAGAGGCTTTAATAAAAAATTTGTCAGAAAACAGATCTTCAAGATTTAGCATTAAATTCAACATAGATCCTTGCTAAAATGGTGGTAGAGGTGTTAATCCCAACCTTTTAACTTAGTTGGACTCTAAACAAGGTGAAAAGATAGATTGGGGTGGTGGAGCGAAAATTTAGCAACTCAAGATGGGCACCTCCACTAAATTTTCTTATAAAGTTGCATTTATTAGATAGGATGAAGCATTGATTAGAAAGTACTAGTCAAATCAAATTGCCTCGAGTCAAGTCTTTTCTTGGGGATTTTTCCAAGATTGAATGTCCTTTAGCTTCTCCAGCAAGCTCTTTGTCGGTTTCATTCTTCTTCCTCTACCTACCAAAATTTAAGTTGGAATAGTTGTCCTTTGAGGTTTCTATTTTTTGCAGGTTTGGGAAGAGACGCAGAGGTGATGGATTCTCCCATCAGGCTTCTTTCCTCTAGAAGACAAATGGATTTCGTTGGAGAAATCAAAGACAGAAGAATGAAGGAGGTGATGAATGCATCTCATTTTGTCATAGTAAGAGTTGTTAAATGCAT
This genomic stretch from Cryptomeria japonica chromosome 8, Sugi_1.0, whole genome shotgun sequence harbors:
- the LOC131048148 gene encoding uncharacterized protein LOC131048148, with the translated sequence MNFDGASWGNLGASRAGCMIHSFDEVVEAKQAKPLAEDTNNVAEIQVAIEGLTLCEDFGLKKVEIEGELAIIINTLRFGNTPNWRLNSVLSRAIELLKCLDTCTINHVFREANGMVDQLTNRGVDGFNEKPIKDPRSSEIRDPTTK